In Spirochaeta lutea, a genomic segment contains:
- a CDS encoding PIN domain-containing protein, whose translation MKRVLIDLNIIIDMLNKRMDHESALVIYDLCSRRIIKGYIAAHEITTLSYFLEKDKATINKRNRIINNLLDNLSVLSPNETILRKSLDSDINDYEDAVIDELATKEELDFIITRNYKDFSKSKNQIYTAREAIEILK comes from the coding sequence TCATCGACATGCTGAATAAACGAATGGATCATGAATCAGCATTGGTGATTTATGACTTATGTAGCCGAAGAATTATAAAAGGATATATCGCGGCACATGAAATAACAACGCTGTCATATTTTTTGGAGAAGGATAAAGCCACAATTAATAAAAGAAACAGAATTATTAATAATTTATTGGATAATTTATCGGTGCTTTCACCAAATGAAACTATACTAAGAAAATCATTGGATTCAGATATCAATGATTATGAAGATGCAGTGATTGATGAATTGGCTACTAAGGAAGAATTGGATTTCATCATTACCAGGAATTATAAAGACTTTTCAAAATCAAAAAATCAAATATATACAGCGAGAGAAGCAATAGAAATA